Genomic segment of Deltaproteobacteria bacterium:
ATTCAGCGTCTCCTTCGGCGCGCCTTCGTTCAGGTTGTCCAGCCAGGTGTTCATCGTCAGCAGCGACGGCAACGTCACCGCGGCAACTTGCGCCGCAGTGCCGGGCAAAAGCCCGGTCCCGTAGCGCCACATCACCTGGTTGCCGTGGTTGCCGCCGTTGGCTGCGTCGATGCGGGCCCGCTCCGAGAAGCTGCGCCAGATATAGTGGATGCCCTGCTCGTCCCAGCCGCGCGAATCGATGATGGGCAGCTTGCCCAGGTTCTTGCCGCTCGAGACGATGCCCGCCCTGTAGGCGATGTCGAGCGCCGCGCGGTCGGCGGTGCTGCGGGCTGCCCTGCGGTTCGAATCGGCATCGACGCCGCCGATCTTCTCGTTGAGTGTGACGAACTCCTCAGCAGTGATCGCACCCAAGACCAACGCCTTCAGACCGTACTGGATGCCGACGTTGTCGCCCGTCTGACGCGCGCGCGTGCTGTTGGGAGGAATTCCGCCTGTGGTGCCCCAGACTGCGGTGGCGAGGTCCGGATCGCCGCACCGCGTCCCGTTCGGATTGGTCACCGGATCGTAGACGAGCCCAGCGGGCAGCAGGCAGTTGTTTCGCGGCTGCTCGCCCGGAATGACTCCCATCGCGCCCGTCGTCTGGTCGAGGACCAGCGTTCGCACGTAGTTGCCCGGTTTGTTGTTGAACCCGAATGCGTTGTTCCAAGACTGGCAACCCCGCTGGTCGAGGTGACCGTTGATCGCCGCTTTCTTCGCATTGACCTGCGCCTGCATCTTGCCTGCCATCAGCGCCGTCCAGTCCGAGCCGGCGTAGAAGTTCACCAGCAGCACGCAATCGATGACCTCGAGGCCGGTGGTGATCGAATCCGGGTAGTCGCAGCTTGGCTGGATGCCGTCGAGCAGGCCCGGGAAGGTGGAAGCTACCGTGTTCTGCTGGATGGAGCCGCCCGAGCAGCCATTGCCGAGCGTGTACTTGATCTCGCCGTATGTATCGACGATGTGCTCCTTCATCATCATCAGCGTTTCGTTCACCAGGATGCGGTTCGAGTTGTAGAACGAATCGGTGAGGCTGTTGTCGACGACCATGAAGCCCCGCGACAGCGCCGAGTCGTCGGCCCAGTTCTGCTCGGTGCGGAATTGAAGGCGCGGCTGGCCTGTCGAAGCGCCGAAGCTGTAGACGACCTTGCCGTTCCACTGCGCCTGCGGCGCGAGCGCCGACCACGGCTTGGCCGGGTCGAACAGCACCGCGATGTCGTAGATGCCCCGGTTCAGCGTTCCGCGCTCGACGCGCACGATGTACGGGACCGTGAGGCCATGCGTCGTCGTGGTCGTTGCGAGATCCGTGGGCGTGGTGCCGACCGTATACGGCTTGAAGCATGCGTTCGCCGGTGGCGCGGCCGGGGGGCTCGGATCCGGCAGCGCGGCCGAGCAAGGCGAGGTCGTGGTTCGGTAGAACAGCTTGTACTCCGTCGCGATGTTGCATTGCGCGTCGACGGCAAACGTCGTCAGGCCGCTCGCGTTCGACGCTGGCGTATTGCCCGAGGCGGGCACGGCAGTGGGCGTCGCGCAGATCCATGGCGTCGTCTGCGAGCCGAGCAGGACCGGTCCGCCGATCGGATGGTTGGTGATGGTCAGCGAGGCACGCGGCCGCCCGAGGCCGCGGCCGTTGGAGTCGGCGAGGAATTCGTTCCCTCGTGGCACCATGCCGGTCAGCACGCCGCGCATGACACGCTCGGACGCATCGGTGCGAAACGTGCTCGTGACGTCCCGACCGTTGAGGAACAGCGTCACCTGGTGAAGCGGCACCGTTTTCGGCACCCGCACCTCGACCAGCGCATCGCCGCCGCTGATCAGGTCGGCGCGATTCGACAACGTCCTGACCTCGAAGTTGAACGGCGGCAACTGGGACTGGGATTCGCTCAGCCCCTGGGCCTGCGACGCTTCTGTCGGTGCCGGAGCGCCTTCACCACAGCCTGCGACGGCGACGACCGCGAGCACTGCGGCTACGACGAGACCGGACCTGACGGTCAGAATGCGACGCATGTTCATGTTGCCCCCGGATGGGCTCGTGGGGACCGAGCCTTGTCGGGCGTCCTTTACTCTGTTGGCGGGCCATGACGCCAGCACCACCGCACCGAGTCGGATGACGCGGCGCATCCCGCGACTGCATCCGCGAGCTACGAATCCGACCCCCACGCCGGGAAGGCCATGAGATCGCTGAGCTGCCGGGCCGCGGCGAAAATCGTGTCCTCGGCCCCCGGAAGTGCGACCAGTTGCACCGCGAGGGGAAGGTGCTCCGCCGAAAGCGCGACCGGCACGGACGCGGCCGGGAAAGCAGTCAGGTTCCACACCGCCGTCTGGATCCACCTGGCGGTTCCCAGGGTGGTGCGGATCCACCCCGCGGTCCAGCGGTGATGCCGCACGGGTGGCGACGCCAGGACCGGCGTCATCAGCAAGTCGTGGTCGCCGAACCATTCCCGCATGCGGCCGCCGAGCGGCTCGCGCGCGACGGGTGCGGCGAGCCGCAGCCGGCGGAGCAGCCTGCCCGCGCGGACCATGCGGCGCGTCCGCGGTTCGACGCGCGAGAGGTCGAGTCCTTCGGCATCCTCGGCAATGCCCGGCAGCCACCGCCGCATGAAGCGGAGGCCCCCGTCCAACGGATACGGGGGATCCGCCTCGACGACCGTTTGACCTGCCTCGCGGAGCCGCCGGGCGACTTCCTCGACCACCGTGGCGACCTCCGGGTCGATGCGGCTGCCGGGTACGATCGGACGGAGCGATACCGCGATTCGCAACGCCGGCGCCGGATCCCGTGCGGAACGCGCCGGGCGACCGGCGAGGACGTCCATCATCAGCACGGCATCGTCAACCGTGCGGGCAAGAGGCCCGAAAGCAGAGAGGCCCAGCCAGTGGCTCTCCGATCCACCCGCGAGCGGTACCAGGCCCGGCGCCGGTTTGAAGCCGAAGACTCCGCAGCATGCTGCAGGGATCCGGATCGAGCCGCCACCGTCGGACCCGAGCGCCAGCGCGGCCATGCGCGTCGCGACCGCGACCGCGCTGCCGCCACTCGATCCGCCCGCGGTGTGATCCGGCGACCACGGGTTGCGCGTCACTCCGAACGCCGCGGATTCCGTGAAGGGCCAGATGGCGAGCTCCGGCATCCGCGTCTTGCCGAGCACGACGCTTCCCGCGGCACGCAGGCGCCGCACCAGCTCGTCATCCGCCGCAGCGGGCCGATCGGGCGTGGCCGCCGAGCCGTGCCGCGTCGGCAACCCTTTGACGTCGACGTTGTCCTTCACTGCGACGGGCACGCCGGCCAGCGGTCCGTCTCGCCGCGACGCATCCGTGTCGACGGCGCGCGCGTCGGCGAGAACGCGCTCGCGATCAACCACCTGGAAGGCACCGAACGCGCCGTCCAGCCGCTCGATCCTCGCAAGGTGCGCGAGAGCGACCTGCTCGGCGCTCACCTTGCGGCGCCGCACCAGCTCGGAAATCGCCAGTGCAGTGCCCGACGTCAACTGCTCGTCGCTCGCCGTGATCACGCCGCCACCACGTGAACCATAAACCACTTCGATGGCGACGCTCGACCTGATTGCGCTGCAATCGAGCCGTGGCAGGATGCGCGCCCATGCACCGAAGACTTGCCGTGCTCGCTACCGTTCTCGGCTGTGCATCCGCGCCCTCGAAGCCAACGGGCCCCGCGGCGGCCGACCGGAGTTCCGCTTCCTCGCCGGATCACGGGCTGGACGTGAAGGGAATGGATCCGGCCGTGAAGCCCGGCGACAACTTCTTCCGCTTCGCCAACGGGCGCTGGCTCCAGTCCACCGAGATCCCGCCGGACCGCAGCAGCTGGAGCAACGGCGCGATGCTCACCGAGCTGACCGCGAAGCGGACGTCCGATCTGATCCAGGAGGCCGCCAAAGCGGCTGCGTCCGGAGAAGCAAAGAAGATCGGCGACACCTATGCCAGCTTCATGGACGAGGAGGGGATCGAGGCGAAGGGCCTCGCTCCGCTCCGGCCCAGGCTCGACGAGATCGCCCGGATCTCCGACAAGAAGCAGCTCGCACACCATCTCGGGACCACGCTGCGGGCCGACGTGGACGTCCTGAACAGCACCTCCCTCTATACGGACAACGTGTTCGGGCTCTGGGTGGCGCAAGACCTCGACGATCCCGCACACTACTCGCCGTTCCTGCTGCAGGGCGGCCTGGGCATGCCCGACCGCGATTACTATCTGAGCGCCTCGTCCAAGATGGCGGAGGTGCGCGCGAAGTACCTGTCGTACGTCACCAACTTGCTCCAGCTCGCCGAAGTGCGCGATCCACAAGGCGCGGCGCACCGCATCGTCGATATGGAGGGGCGCATCGCCGAAGTTCACTGGACGGTGGCGCAGACGGAAAGCGCAAAGGCCGGAAACAACCACTGGAAGCGAAGCGACTTCACGACCAAGGCGCCGGGTCTGGACTGGGATGTGTTTTTCTCGGGCGCGGCTCCCGAGCTGGCGCGGCGCCAGGAATTCGTCGCCTGGCAGCCCAGCGCAATCAGCGGCATCGCCGCGATCGTTCGCGACCAGCCCCTGACCACCTGGAAGGAATACCTGACGTTCCATGCGCTCATGCACGTCGCCGGTTTCCTCCCGCGCGCGTTCGTGGACGCGAACTTCGACTTCCGCGGCAAGACCCTCACAGGCGCGCTCAAGCTGCGCGACCGCTGGAAGCGCGCGGTCACAGTGACCGATGCGTCGATGGGGGAGGCCGTGGGGAAGCTCTACGTCGAGCGCTACTTTCCGCCTTCGGAAAAGGCGCGGGTCCAGGACATGGTCCGCAACGAGATCGCCGCCTTCGCCCGCCGCATCGACGCGCTCGACTGGATGTCACCGCAGACCAAGGAAAAGGCGAAGGCGAAGCTGTCGGTGCTGAAGGTGGGCGTCGGGTATCCGGACAAGTGGCGCGACTATTCGGGGCTCGAGGTGGTGCGCGGCGACGCGCTGGGCAACTGGCAGCGTGCCGAGCTCTTCGATTACCGCTACGCGCTCGAGAAGCTGGGCAAGCCCGTCGATCGCTCCGAATGGGTGATGGACGCCCATCTGGTCAACGCAGTGAACCTCCCGGCGATGAACGCGTTGAACTTCCCCGCGGCCATCCTGCAGCCGCCTTACTTCGACCCGCAGAGACCAGCGGTGATGGATTACGGGTCCATCGGAGCGATCATCGGACACGAAATCAGCCACAGTTTCGACAGCGAAGGGGCGCTCTTCGACGCGACTGGCAGGATGCAGAACTGGTGGACGGACCAGGATTACGCCCATTTCCGGGCATCGGCCGAGCAGCTCGTGAAGCAGTATGACGCCTACCGTCCCCTCCCCGACATCCACGTCAATGGCGAGCAGACCCTGAGCGAGAACATCGCCGACCTCGCCGGACTGGCTGCAGCGTACGATGCGTACCGGATCTCGCTCGGTGGCAAGGACGCGCCGCCCTGGGAAGGATTCAGCGGCGACCAGCAGTTTTTCCTCAGCTTCGGACAGACCTGGCGCAACAAGATTCGCGAGCCGGCGCTGCGCCAGCAGGTGGTCACCGACGGGCACGCGCCCGCCGAGTACCGCGCCGATACGGTCCGCAACCTGGATGCGTGGTACGCCGCCTTCCACCCGAACGCCGGAGAGGCGCTCTACCTGGCGCCGCCGGAGCGCGTGCGCATCTGGTGAGAGGGGCTCCGATGCGACGTTTCCCCGCGCCAGGCGCGTTCGCCGTCCCCGCCGGCATGGCGATCTGCGCCTTCCCGTTCGTCTCCACCGGCGCGGGACTTCTGCTTGGCCTCGTGCTCGCGCTCGCCTTCGGCAATCCGTGGCTCGACCGCACTCGTAGAGTGACCGGCAAGCTGCTCGCGCTCTCCGTCGTCGGCCTCGGCGCGGGGATGGACCTGCGGATCGTCGCGCGCGTCGGCGCGCACGGCATCCTGTACACCGTCGCAGGCATCGCCACCGCGCTGGCGCTCGGGGCGATCCTCGCCCGTCTGTTCGGCGTCGGCCGCAATGTCGGAATGCTCATCTCGGTGGGCACGGCCATCTGCGGCGGCAGCGCGATCGCTGCGGTGGTGCCGGTGCTCCGGCCCAAGGAACACGAGACGTCGGTCGCGCTGGGGACGGTCTTCCTGCTCAACGCCTTCGCCCTGTTCCTCTTCCCCGCCATCGGCCACGTCGTCGGGTTGCGCGACGCGCAGTTCGGCCTTTGGAGCGCCCTCGCCATCCACGACACCAGCTCCGTGGTCGGCGCTGCCGTCTCCTGGGGTGGAACGGCCGTCGAAATCGCCACCACCGTCAAGCTTGCCCGTGCTCTCTGGATCGTGCCGCTCACGCTCGCCATCGCTGCCTGGCACCGCAGCGTCAGCGGCGAGGACACCAAGGCGAAGCCGGGCAGGCCGTGGTTCATTGCTGGATTCGTCGCGGTGGCTGCGCTGGTCACCTACATTCCCTCGCTCCAACGGGCGGGCCACGTCACCGCCGCGGTCGCGAGACAGTCGCTCGTGGTCACCCTCTTCCTCATCGGGGCAAGCCTCACACGCAGCTCCGTCCGGGCGGTCGGCACGCGGCCACTCCTGCTCGGGGTCGCGCTCTGGATCGCGGTTGCGTCGCTGAGCCTCGGCGCGATCGCCGCGGGCGCGATCGCTTGAATCGCTCGCAAGCGCCTTAGAGCGACGCTCCTCCATCCACGGCGATGTACTGCCCGGTGACGTGGCGCGAGGCTTCGGAGGCAAAGAACGCGGCGATGCCCTTGAGATCCTCCTCGCCACCCAGACGGCCCAGCGGCGTGTGAGCGATCACGTCGTCGCCGATCACCTCCAGAAGCCCGCGCGACATCTTGGACGGGAAGAACCCGGGGCAGATGGCGTTGACGTTGATCTCGTACTTCCCCCACTCGGCCGCAAGCGCGCGCGTGAAGTGGAGCACGGCTGCCTTGCTGGTGGTGTAGGCGATGGTCGTCATCCCGCTGGCGTGCGCGCGCAGGCCGGCGACCGAGGACATGTTGATGATCTTTCCCTTGCGGCGCGGAATCATGCAGCGGCGACCGACCTCCTGGCTGAGGAAGAACATCGCGTTCACGTTCAGGTTCATCACCTTGTGCCACGCCTCTTGCGGATGCTCCTCCGCGGGCGCGCCCCAGGTGGTGCCGGCGTTGTTGACGAGGATGTCGACCGTGCCGTAGCGGGCCACGACTTTCTCCACCATGCCCGGAATGGTGTCGAACTTCGACAGGTCACCGGCGATCGTCAGCGTCTCGATGCCTTGCTCCGAGAGCCGCGCGGCGGCTTCGTCCAATTCCCCCTGCTTGCGGGCGGTGATGGCCACCTTCGCGCCCAGTTCCCCGAGCGCCTCCGCGATCTGCAACCCCAGGCCGCGGGAACCGCCGGTGATCAATGCCGTCTTGCCGGAGAGATCGAACAGGTCCTTGACGTTCATGTGCAGCCTCACTTCTCAGCCACCGCGGCAAAGATACCGCTGGCGCGCAGGATACGCCTCTCCCCGATCCAGAGATGGCAGTTCGCGAAGGCGAGACGCTTTCCCATCTTCTGCACGTCGACGCGCGCCTCCACCCAGTCTCCGGCGCGCGCAACGTCGGCGAAGTCGGCGGTGAGGTTCACGGTTGCCATCGGGTGTGGCGGCGTGCGCGACATCGCGATGACGATCCCCAGCGCGCTGTCCGCCAGCGTGACCAGCATGCCGCCGTGCGCGACGCCGCGGGTGTTGAGATGCCTCTCGTCGATGCGCAGCCCGATGACGACGCCGTTGCCTTCGTCCTTGGCGTAGAGCGGCCCGAGCATGGACAGAAAACGGCTGCTGCCGCGCTGGAGCGCCTTGAACCCCTGGGGAATGTCCTCCGCTTCGCTCACCGCTGCTCCCCGCCATCACCCGCACCCAATGGATGAGGCTGGCGAAGCGCGGGTCGCGCGTCTGCCCGTCGACGTACCGCTTGTAGATCTGTTGCACGATCACGGCGATCTTGAAGAGCGCGAACACGTAATAGAACAGGATGGACCCCACCGCGCGGCCGCTCCTCTCCGCGTACCGCTCGACGATCTGCAGGCGCGAAAGGCTGCCCGGCAGATACGTGGGGCCATAGGACCGCGTCCGCAACTCCTGCGGGTCGTCGGGGTCGCCCCAGTAGCCGATGAAGGTGCCCAGATCCATGAGCGGGTCTCCGACGGTCGCCATCTCCCAATCGAGCACCGCCACGATCCGCGTCAGGTCGTTCGGGTCGAGAATCACGTTGTCGTACTTGTAATCGTTGTGGATGACGGCCGTGCCGCTCTCCGCGGGCATGTTGCGGCCCAGCCACGCCGCCGCCGTTTCGACGCCGCGGATCTCGTCCGTCCTCGCGTTGGAGTACCGCTCCGTCCAACCTTTCACCTGCCGCGCCACATACCCCTGCGGCCGTCCGATGGTCGAGAGCGGCGGATGCGTCACATCGACGGCGTGCAGGTCGGCGAGGTTATCGACCAGCGCCGTGGACGTCTTTCGCAACAGCTCCGGCGTGAAGGCGATCCCGTCGGGCGGCTTTTCGGCACGCAGGATCACGCCGCGGACGCGCTCCATCAGGTAGAACTTTGCCCCGATGAGCGACTCGTCGTCGCAGAAGGCGATCGGCTTCGGCGCCCTCCCGTAGACCCCTTTCAGCGCAGAGAGGATGTCGTACTCGCGCTTCATGTCGTGCGCGCTCTTCACCTTGACGCCGAATGGCGGCCGCCGCAGCACCAGCTCACGCTCCCCCACGCGCAGCAGATAGGTGAGGTTCGAGTGCCCCTTGGGAAACTGGAGCACGGAGACCGGCCCCGTGGCCTCCGGCAGCGTGCGCCGGAGAAACGGCTCGATCCGCGCCGGATCGATCCGCTCCTCCTCGCGCACTTCCGCCGGCTCGTCGAGCCGGACGTCAGTGGCGCGAGACTCGCTCACCGCCCGGTCCGATCCGATTCCGAGAAGTCCATCTCTGCCTCCTGCCCGCTACACGGCCACGAGCGAGTTGAAGTTTCCGCCGAGTACGCGATCGAGATCCTGCGCCGCAAGGCCCGCCTGCGAGATCTGGCGAAGGATCGCGCCGTGATCGTAGCCGCCGTCCCGGCCTGGATAGCCGTACGGCCCGTCACTTCCGTACAGGCAACGTGACGCGCCCAGCGCCCGAAGCGCGCGATGGCGCAGCGCCTTGTCGAGATACGGACTGGAGAGATCGACGAAGACGTTCTCGCGCCGGATGGCGTCGTCCCAGAGCGTGCCGTACCAGGGAATTCCCGCATGCGCATAGACGAGCTTCAGGCGCGGGAACCGCTTCGGCAGGCGGCGGAAGTCGCCCCGCCCGGCGCCCGCTCCCAGATGGACCAGCATCGGCTTGTCGCGCTCCTGGCAGAGTGCCGCGACGTCGTCGAGCGCCGCGACCGGATAGCGATGCCAGAAGGGATGCGCCTTGACGCCGATCCAGCCCGGATTCCGGAACCGGCGCTCCGCCTCCTCCACAGGCGGCTTCGCGCTTGGGTTGAGAAAGATCCAGCCGACGAACTTGTGTGGATGCGCCGAAAACGCCCGCTCCACCGCGTCATTATCGGGCTCTGGGTAGATGGGCGCACTGGGACTGAGGAAGGAGACCCGGCCGGACCGGTGCACCGTGCTGCGATACAGGATCCGCCCGAGCCGCGGCGCGCCGCCTTCGAGCGCGCGGCGCATGAACCTGACGAATGCAGCGCCCGCTCTGCCGACCTGCAGCGGATCGCAGGGCGCGGCGATTAGCGCCACCCGACCGATGGCATGCACCTGCATCTGCGCCAGCAGCTGCTCGACGCTCTCCAGGCGCGGATCGAGATGATAATGCGCGTCCGCGATCATCGCGGCGATTCACAGCCAGGCTGGCTGCGCCTCCAGGCAGGTGGAATCGAGAGAATCGAGCAGCGCGATCTGTGGTCCGATCCGCGGCAGCTCCCAGCGGAAGAAGTAGCGGCAGGCGGCGAGCTTGCCTTGGTAGAAGTCCGAGTCCGGCCCGCGGGGGCCGGCGAGCGCGCGCGTCGCGGCCAGCGCCTGACGCAGCCACATCCACGCGACCAGCACGTGGCCCAGCGCCTCGAGGTAGACGCTGGCGTTCGCGAGCCCGCGCTCCACGTCGCGCGCCGCCGCTTCACCGAGACGCCGCGTAGTCGCGATCAGCCGCTCCATGGCCTGCGCCAATTCTGCGCCGAATCCGCGCAGCGTCTCCTCGGGTCCGGCGGCCTCGACGTCCGGCCGCATCGCACGCGCGAGGAGCTCCAACGCCTTTCCCCCACCGCCCAGCGCTTTGCGCCCGAGCAGGTCGAGCGCCTGGATGCCGTTCGTCCCTTCGTGGATCGGGTTCAGCCGGTTGTCGCGGTAGAACTGCTCGACCGGGTACTCACGCGTGTATCCGTATCCGCCGTAGACCTGGATGGCGAGGTCGCTCGCCTGCAGGCAGTACTGGGAAGGCCACGCCTTCACCACCGGCGTGAGCAGCGAGAGCAGGAGCTCCGCGTCGCGGCGTGCATCCGGCGATGCGGCGGTGTCGAGCTCGTCGTCGAGCCTCGCCGCGTACAGGCAGAGCGCGAGCCCGCCTTCCACATACGACTTGGCGGCGAGGAGCATGCGGCGCACGTCGGCGTGCTGAACGATGGGCACCTGCGGCGAACGCGGGTCCTTCGCGGAGAGAGGCCTGCCTTGGGGGCGCTCCCGCGCGTAGTCGAGCGCGTGCAGATAGCTCGTATACCCGATCATCACTGCTCCGAGACCGACGCCGATGCGCGCCCCGTTCATCATGTGGAACATGTACGTGAGGCCCTGGTTCGGCTGTCCCACGAGCTCGCCCCGGCACTCTCCCTTCTCGCCGAAGCTGAGCTGCGTCGAGACCGTGCCGCGGTATCCCATCTTGTGGAAGAGGCCCGCAAGCGTCACGTCGTTGGGCGGACCGAGGCTGCCATCGTCGTTGACGCGATACTTGGGGACGATGAAGAGCGAGATCCCCTTCACGCCGGGAGGCGACCCGGGAATCTTCGCCAGCACGAGGTGGACGATGTTCTCCGCCAGATCGTGATCGCCCGCGGAGATGAAGATCTTCGTCCCGCGCAGCGAGTACGTGCCGTCGGGATTCGGAGTTGCGGTGGTCAGGATGTCGGCGAGCGACGATCCCGCGTGCGGCTCGGTCAGCGCCATGGTCCCGAAGAAGCGGCCGGAGAGCAGGTGCTTGAGATAGCGCTCCTTCTGTTCCGGCGAGGCGAACGCGGCAAGGAGCGCAGCGTTGCCGATGGTCAGCGAAACGTACGCGGTGGTGCCGACGTTGGCGGCGGCGAAGATCGCCTGGCAGGCGCGCCCGACGGTCGCCGGGAGCTGCATGCCGCCGTTCTCGAAATCCTCGGTGGCGCTGAGGAACCCCGCCGCGATGTACGCCTCGAGCGCCTCCTTCACCTCGGGAATCAGGTGGACGCCCTGCCCGTCGAAGGTGGGCTCATGCTCGTCGGCCTTGCGGTTGTGCGGGGCGAACTTCTCCTCCGCGATGGCCAGCGCCGTATCGATCGCGGCGAGCATCGTCTCGCGCGAGTGCTGCGCGAAGCGCGGCCGCTCGCGGAGCGAATCCATGTCGAGCACTTCGAAGAGCTGGAACTCGAGATCGCGCCGGTTGACGATTCGGGAACGCATGGCGCGATCTCGGGCCGGTCGTTTCGTCCTTGCTCAGTAGAGAAACGTCTGCATCTGGAACGTGAGATTGTTGGTGCCGCCCTGCGCCGTGGCAGGCGCATCCGGGAACTGGACCCGCTCGTACTGGAGGGCGAAGTTGAAGAGGTTGGCAGGCGCGACGTAGTACTTCAAGCCGCCCGCAACCCAGATCTGGTTGTTGGCCCCTTGCACCGCGGTCGAATACATGTTGCTGATCTTCCGCATCTCGAACTTGCCGAAGATGGAGAACTGCAGGTTCTTGTTGTAGTACGCGCCCTCGGCAAGGTAGTTCCACTGCTTGAGGACGTTGGAATAGGTCCCGGTGAAGTTGGTAGCGCTCGGAGTTCCCCTCACCCCGCCGTCATAGAAGCCAACCTGCAGGAGGCCGACGAGCTCGTCGCCGCCCCTGGGATTTGCACCCGCGAGCGGAAAGTTGATGAAGGCGGCGGCGCTGAGGCCGTAGTACGGGTTCTTGGAGGACCCTGGCGCCGGTGGGTCCTGGTTGCGCAGGATCTGGTAGTCGAAGTTGCCCATCACGCCGAGAACCTTCTTGCTGCCGAAGTAGTGGCCGCCGTTCACGTACCCCG
This window contains:
- a CDS encoding amidase; protein product: MLPRLDCSAIRSSVAIEVVYGSRGGGVITASDEQLTSGTALAISELVRRRKVSAEQVALAHLARIERLDGAFGAFQVVDRERVLADARAVDTDASRRDGPLAGVPVAVKDNVDVKGLPTRHGSAATPDRPAAADDELVRRLRAAGSVVLGKTRMPELAIWPFTESAAFGVTRNPWSPDHTAGGSSGGSAVAVATRMAALALGSDGGGSIRIPAACCGVFGFKPAPGLVPLAGGSESHWLGLSAFGPLARTVDDAVLMMDVLAGRPARSARDPAPALRIAVSLRPIVPGSRIDPEVATVVEEVARRLREAGQTVVEADPPYPLDGGLRFMRRWLPGIAEDAEGLDLSRVEPRTRRMVRAGRLLRRLRLAAPVAREPLGGRMREWFGDHDLLMTPVLASPPVRHHRWTAGWIRTTLGTARWIQTAVWNLTAFPAASVPVALSAEHLPLAVQLVALPGAEDTIFAAARQLSDLMAFPAWGSDS
- a CDS encoding M13 family metallopeptidase — translated: MHRRLAVLATVLGCASAPSKPTGPAAADRSSASSPDHGLDVKGMDPAVKPGDNFFRFANGRWLQSTEIPPDRSSWSNGAMLTELTAKRTSDLIQEAAKAAASGEAKKIGDTYASFMDEEGIEAKGLAPLRPRLDEIARISDKKQLAHHLGTTLRADVDVLNSTSLYTDNVFGLWVAQDLDDPAHYSPFLLQGGLGMPDRDYYLSASSKMAEVRAKYLSYVTNLLQLAEVRDPQGAAHRIVDMEGRIAEVHWTVAQTESAKAGNNHWKRSDFTTKAPGLDWDVFFSGAAPELARRQEFVAWQPSAISGIAAIVRDQPLTTWKEYLTFHALMHVAGFLPRAFVDANFDFRGKTLTGALKLRDRWKRAVTVTDASMGEAVGKLYVERYFPPSEKARVQDMVRNEIAAFARRIDALDWMSPQTKEKAKAKLSVLKVGVGYPDKWRDYSGLEVVRGDALGNWQRAELFDYRYALEKLGKPVDRSEWVMDAHLVNAVNLPAMNALNFPAAILQPPYFDPQRPAVMDYGSIGAIIGHEISHSFDSEGALFDATGRMQNWWTDQDYAHFRASAEQLVKQYDAYRPLPDIHVNGEQTLSENIADLAGLAAAYDAYRISLGGKDAPPWEGFSGDQQFFLSFGQTWRNKIREPALRQQVVTDGHAPAEYRADTVRNLDAWYAAFHPNAGEALYLAPPERVRIW
- a CDS encoding putative sulfate exporter family transporter, translated to MRRFPAPGAFAVPAGMAICAFPFVSTGAGLLLGLVLALAFGNPWLDRTRRVTGKLLALSVVGLGAGMDLRIVARVGAHGILYTVAGIATALALGAILARLFGVGRNVGMLISVGTAICGGSAIAAVVPVLRPKEHETSVALGTVFLLNAFALFLFPAIGHVVGLRDAQFGLWSALAIHDTSSVVGAAVSWGGTAVEIATTVKLARALWIVPLTLAIAAWHRSVSGEDTKAKPGRPWFIAGFVAVAALVTYIPSLQRAGHVTAAVARQSLVVTLFLIGASLTRSSVRAVGTRPLLLGVALWIAVASLSLGAIAAGAIA
- a CDS encoding SDR family oxidoreductase, with product MNVKDLFDLSGKTALITGGSRGLGLQIAEALGELGAKVAITARKQGELDEAAARLSEQGIETLTIAGDLSKFDTIPGMVEKVVARYGTVDILVNNAGTTWGAPAEEHPQEAWHKVMNLNVNAMFFLSQEVGRRCMIPRRKGKIINMSSVAGLRAHASGMTTIAYTTSKAAVLHFTRALAAEWGKYEINVNAICPGFFPSKMSRGLLEVIGDDVIAHTPLGRLGGEEDLKGIAAFFASEASRHVTGQYIAVDGGASL
- a CDS encoding PaaI family thioesterase; the protein is MLGPLYAKDEGNGVVIGLRIDERHLNTRGVAHGGMLVTLADSALGIVIAMSRTPPHPMATVNLTADFADVARAGDWVEARVDVQKMGKRLAFANCHLWIGERRILRASGIFAAVAEK
- a CDS encoding amidohydrolase; its protein translation is MIADAHYHLDPRLESVEQLLAQMQVHAIGRVALIAAPCDPLQVGRAGAAFVRFMRRALEGGAPRLGRILYRSTVHRSGRVSFLSPSAPIYPEPDNDAVERAFSAHPHKFVGWIFLNPSAKPPVEEAERRFRNPGWIGVKAHPFWHRYPVAALDDVAALCQERDKPMLVHLGAGAGRGDFRRLPKRFPRLKLVYAHAGIPWYGTLWDDAIRRENVFVDLSSPYLDKALRHRALRALGASRCLYGSDGPYGYPGRDGGYDHGAILRQISQAGLAAQDLDRVLGGNFNSLVAV
- a CDS encoding acyl-CoA dehydrogenase: MRSRIVNRRDLEFQLFEVLDMDSLRERPRFAQHSRETMLAAIDTALAIAEEKFAPHNRKADEHEPTFDGQGVHLIPEVKEALEAYIAAGFLSATEDFENGGMQLPATVGRACQAIFAAANVGTTAYVSLTIGNAALLAAFASPEQKERYLKHLLSGRFFGTMALTEPHAGSSLADILTTATPNPDGTYSLRGTKIFISAGDHDLAENIVHLVLAKIPGSPPGVKGISLFIVPKYRVNDDGSLGPPNDVTLAGLFHKMGYRGTVSTQLSFGEKGECRGELVGQPNQGLTYMFHMMNGARIGVGLGAVMIGYTSYLHALDYARERPQGRPLSAKDPRSPQVPIVQHADVRRMLLAAKSYVEGGLALCLYAARLDDELDTAASPDARRDAELLLSLLTPVVKAWPSQYCLQASDLAIQVYGGYGYTREYPVEQFYRDNRLNPIHEGTNGIQALDLLGRKALGGGGKALELLARAMRPDVEAAGPEETLRGFGAELAQAMERLIATTRRLGEAAARDVERGLANASVYLEALGHVLVAWMWLRQALAATRALAGPRGPDSDFYQGKLAACRYFFRWELPRIGPQIALLDSLDSTCLEAQPAWL